The DNA segment TGGCCCACCGGCTAGGTCATCACCACCCCCATCTTCTACTCCGCCAGCTAGTTCGCCGCCACCTCCATCTTCTAGTCCGCCTCCTAGTTCGCCACCACCTCCACCGTCTAGTCCACCACCTAGTTCACCACCACCTCCAGAACCTGATCCACCACCTGTCTCACCTCCACCTGTACCAACTCCTTCTCCTCCTGCAAGTTCACCTCCATCACCGGCATCACCTCCCCCTACATTGTCACCTCCGCCACCCGTACAGAATCCAGAACCTCCTCCAGCTCCAAAATCACCCTCAAATTCATCTCCACCACAATCTCCTGAACCTCCAAAAGGTTCGTCACCTTCACCACCTTCACCGCCTTCACCATCTTCATCCAACTCACCTTCAAATTCACCTCCATCCCCAACATCTAAGCCATCAGAAAATCCGCCTCCTTCCCCAGCCTCAGGCCCTCCTAAAGATTCACCACCTTCACCAGCTACATTACCTCCCAGTACCTCACCATCTTCTGATTCCCCTTCAGACTCATCACCGCCAACATTTGTGATACTACTATCACCACCTCCATCCTTTAACGGTTCACAACCTTCTCTTACTCCTCCTTCATCACCAGTTCCTTCAGGTGGTGCTAGTAACCATAGTTCTGGAAACCATCCAGCAGAAAGCTCAAAGTCTGCAGGTGGTAGTGGCAATGGTACTGCAGGGACAGTTTCCATCGGCATCGTACTTGTTCTTCTATTGGTTGGTCTTATCGCAGCAGCTGGATGGTGTATACGGAAGCGAAAGAAGAATTCTGGCTATAATATTGGTAATGTCAAGACAATCTCTGTGTGCTCCACTCCAAAATCAGGTAAATTTTCAGAAACtatcaaataattcctttcaaTTTGTTATTCAGTGTTGCAAGAAAGATCAATGTACTATTGGTAGTTGAGACCTTTCAAGTGAATTCTTAGAAGATGTGAAAGTTGTGTACAGAGTCTGCTTTATTGAAGGTCGAGGAATCAACACCTGAGATAAATGGAACTGGCTCCAATTTCCTCGGTTCTCCAGGGGACCCTTGTGGATTCAGCAGTTCAAAGACATGGTTTACTTATCAAGAACTAGTTGAGGCCACGAACGATTTTTCAGCACAGAATCTATTAGGGAAGGGTGGATTTGGTTCTGTATACAAAGGATATCTAGCAGATGGAAGATATGTAGCAGTAAAGCAGCTAAATATTGGTGGGAGCCAGGGGGAACGAGAATTCAGAGCTGAAGTTGAAATCATTAGTCGGATACACCATCGTCATTTGGTTTCACTTGTAGGTTATTGCATTTCAGAGAAGAATCGCCTCCTTGTTTATGACTATGTTCCCAATAATACCCTTTACTTCCATCTTCATGGTAAACTTAACATTTGTAGATTTAATTATTTCATTTGTTATGTGTGGTCACTAAAGCTAGCTGTTGATACTTGCAATTTACAGCACAAGGGAGGCCTGTCATGAATTGGACAACACGTGTTAAAATTGCTGTTGGCGCAGCTCGTGGAATAGCTTATCTGCATGAAGATTGTAATAGTGTTCTCTTCCCTTAATCCTTACGagttatccatgttttattcaCTTCATTTCTCCATTGTGAGCAGACCTCCCCCtacattaaaaaaataaaaagtaaggTTAAAAAATTTACCACAACAGGGAAGCTGATTGCAGTTGATATTTTCTACACCTATTCGTCATGCTTATTATTTTTTAATGAGCGCTAAAGCTGTCGCAGGATCATGGAGAGAAATTTAATCTCCACAATCACCTTCCTCCTATTCTCCCTAAAAGCGGACATTAGTAAAAGGAAaatagaaagagagagaaaaggaagAATGTTATTTTCAGCTCAATAGAAGTAGAAGGCCTTGCAGTTAGCATTTCCTTTTTGTGATGTAATTgttgaagacataattaagtaaCTAAAAGTGTGCTCTCGCTAACAGCTTAAACTTTTAGATGAGACGGTCACACActtcaacatggtatcagagtagACATAGGTCCTGGGTTCGAGTCTCACCGCCAATTATCAAAAAAGTTCCACGTGATTAGCTCATCATAAAAGAATCAAGCCCGCACGTGAAGGGGCATgttgaagacataattaagtaaCTAAAAGTGTGCTCTCTCTAACAgcttaagcttttagatgagacGGTTACACACAGTAATGATATTGCTAATGCAGTTTAAAATTTGGTTCTGAGGTCATTATGTAAATGTTTGGCATGATTTTGGAATAGCATATCTGCACGAAGATTATAATTAGTGATCTGCTCCTTAATCCTTTTGAGTTATCCGTGTTTATCTCAACTTCATGTCGTTTTTGGTTGAACAAAATATGTCTCATGTTTCCTTCCCCCGAAAGTTAAAGAGAGAAAGGCAAAGGTTGAAAACATTACCATATGGGGGAATCTGATTGCAATATGAGATTGTGTGTTCCTATTCATCATCACTTACGGTTCATTTTATTGATCCCTACTCCACTAGTTGAACAACTGTGATAGGTTAATGGAAGCAACCTAAGCTACTCCAAAGCCAATATTCTCCTATTATCCCTATAAGAGGACTTGAAGTAAAAAGAGAAAACggaacaaataaatagtttaagcTCAATGGAAGTAGCAAGATCTTTTTGTTGGAATTTTCCTTATTGTAATGTAATGCTATAACTTATGCAATTTGCAATTGTGTCCTCAAGGTTTTATTCATCTCGTATATTATCTCGATTATATAAACATTTTGCACCATGAAATAACATTCCTTTGTAGGAATATTTTAATCCACGAGCACACATAGTCTCCTTGAAATGCTGAGTATATCTTTCACGCTAAAGTGACCTCATCAGGCTTTGCGGTAGTAATGCGTAATATGCTTCTGGATTTGCCAATAGTCCCATGACAAGCATCTGAGTAAAACTTCACTGGTCGAGTTCTTATGTTATACTGTTAAATTGAAGAGTTGAAGAAACTAGATTGGATGAAGTTACTTTATTTTTGTGATCATGAATGCTCATTTCCTTCATTCTAGTTACTTGAGCCACTGCAGGCCATGAAACTTTAACGAAGTCATAATGCAAGTGCGGTGCTCTAATTCGTCTTTAATTATAGTTCAAGTATGATACTCTGTTTTTTGGTTTTTAACTCATTCTTTGGTGTGGGTGACAGGCTGTCCTCGTATTATTCACAGAGACATTAAGTCATCGAACATTCTTTTGGATAATAACTTTGAGGCACGGGTATGTCCAAGTCCTCAAAATCCTATATTTACATTCTTTGTCTTGCGAGCTGACCCTTTACAACTAATTTATTTTCTCTAGGTTTCTGATTTTGGACTGGCTAAATTAGCTCAGGATGCAGAAAGTCATATCACAACACGTGTCGTTGGAACATTTGGGTATGTTTCAGTGCCAACATTTGCATTAAGTTGGAAGCATAGGAATTACTATATTAAACTCCATCTTTTTCAATTGCCCATATTTATTCTAATTCCTTAGATTGAACTCAGATACATGGCTCCTGAATATGCATCGACTGGCAAGCTGACTGAAAAATCTGATGTATATTCCTTTGGGGTTGTGCTTCTGGAGCTGATTACTGGAAGGAAGCCAGTGGATACATCTCAGCCTTCAGGGCAGGAGAATCTAGTTGAGTCGGTATGTTTCTAGCCAACCTGTCCTTACTTCCATGAGGCCTCTTTTATTACCATTTGTTAGAAATAATTACACTGGTCATTTATCCAACCTTAAGGCTAGAAACTTGCATATCTGCATGCAGACAGTATGTCGTACTATTTTAGTCCCATTTAGCTCGGATAACCTCTACATTTCATTTGAGTCAGGATTTGGTTGTTCCTCATTGTCATTTCCCCACACTGCACAAGAACTTGGTAGCTGATGTTTGAAGAAACCACCATTTGCTACTGTACAGTGGGCCTCTTGTAGGTCTTCTAGTGAAGTTCCTTTTCTTTATGTTACCCTTTTCTACCACACAGCGAGGCCTTGCTGAGAAGAATGAGATTGTGATGCTGTAAGCCTAGATAAAGATTATCAATTGATGAGAAACATGGAAATATTAGCCACTAGAGAGCACAGAATCCTTTTATTTGTCATGAAAAGAGTATTCCTGTAATGCCCTATTAGTTGATCATTCGAACTACCCGAATGACTTCTTAATTTTGATACTAAAGTATCCTTGAGCTTTTTTTGTGGAGTCAAAAGCTTTTCATCTTTGGATGGATTCTGAATTATGGCTGCTATTTTGTTGTAAGAGCTCTGTATTTTCATGACAGATAGTGACCTTGTCTTTCTTGATGTTTATAGGATAGAAAGCTCATATGGCAATTTGGAAGCAGACACACCTTAGAGTTTAAACATAATGACTCCACTGTGAACTGTGTTTTTTGAGGAGAATAatcttgtgcaatagttggcttCCTAGTGTTTACCATATTTCTCTTGGACCTGGAACACCTGTTTAGATTACCTCAATCCCCTTCCCCTTATCCGAGAAGGACAGTATTGGGGCTACCAGGGGAACTTGGATTTCATATAATCGACTTGTTAAGTGATTGATAAGGGCAAAATGAGATATAATGGAGTCAAAATAGACCAAGGGGACTTTTGGTATCCAGAGTCAAAAGAGGTGAGAGATTGGCTGTTGTGTAGGATATTGGCACTGGAACTTTGTACCAGCTTATGTGGAACATACACAATGTTTAGTTTGTTTGGATGCTAACTGAGACATGTTAGGTGCTTGCATGGTTTTTGTAAGGATTCATTTGTATCCTTGGATCTAAATGCATGATTATTCTTGTGCACACCAAAGTTTATCTCACATATCAAGCTTGTTACCTAAAAGCTAGAACACTGAAATCCACTATTGATTATCCATTTCATTAGGTATAGCCTTCAAATAGTTTATGCATTCCAGAGTCTTGTATGATAGGCCTTTTACCCAAGCATAAGAGTTCAAGTTTTATACATCTTAGTTGAAAAGAATTCAGAATCCACATTAATGGATGTCATCTATAGTTTTATCTGACTTTATAGATTTATTTCGTAGTTTGATGTGGGTTTTAGGAAACTGTTATTTAGTCATCCATTAGCTATTGTTCTAATCAATTATATGCCGTGCTTTATTGTGATAAGCATGATGACTAATCAAAAAGCATGTCTTTTAGTAGCATCTTGAAAAATAATATGATATGGGGCACCAAAAGCGCATTTACCGTCTTGATAATAGAAAATTTCCAAATGATTACATTTCATTTGCTGAAGCAACTATATAGTAGCCCTCAACGTAATTCATTAGAAAATTAAATTCAAGAGTTGAGAGCTGTTCTTGGTGAGGTTCACCCAAACTTTCGCCAAATGTTAAACCAGCTTAAACGATCATTTATGTCTCATGTCATGGACTTCTGGAAAGAATAAAACCTCGAGCTTTAATGTGAACAGTCCCAGAAAGTTAACTTCTCCTCAAAAGGAATTTCACTGctactttctttttcattttcctttttgtttcgtTAAGATTTGGCAATCATATATTTTGAAGGAGAAGTCTCTTGTGCCAAGATTAATTATCTTGGAGCAATTTAGCAGCGAGcttgaatctaaccaaaatacgGTATCTAAACCCACATGATTCTCTTTGTTAGTTAAGTCATTTTGTTGTCAAGTATTTCGTCCACAATGAGGGCTGTCGGCACTGATATCTGAAAAGGCAGATTTTCTTCTGTTATGTGTCTCATAGAGGGTATGGTTTTCATTCTTATGGTTTGTGATGCATTTAATTTCAGTTTGCCATGACTCAGTTCACTAATACTACTTTTCTCCAATACTGTCATTTTATGTGACTCAGTTCACTAATACTGTCATTCTTATATGACAATATTTGACTAGACATAGAGTTTAAATTGTTCATTTAACTTGTATATTATATTGGTGGTAGTGGAAGAATATATTGAAGTAACAAGTGAAAAGTTAATTTGATATAGAACATCTCATCAaattaagtttcaaattttaaTAGTTGAGTTAATTTGAATTCTCGAGAGTTGTAGAAGCAGTACTCTCTCTACCTTATTTTATGTGGCAACTTTTTTTTTTAGTCTGTCCTAAACAGAATGACATATTTCCATGTTCAGAaaaaatttaactttaaacttctcaCTTTATCATTAACGAGCAGATTTATAGTCAATACAAATGTCTATGACTTATTTTAGACtataagtttcaaaagtctttttgtGTTAAACTCCACGCCCGGTCAAACACCGTCACATAAAACGGGATGGAGGGAGTATAGAATATACGTATTAATAAAATAATGTCAAACATTTTtgaatgccccaaactaaagaaACCCAAAATGAAGAGAGACTCGTATAAACTGAGATGGAGGGTGTATCTCATATAATTGAGATGGAGGgtgtattgtcacgacccggaatttctaccgtcgggaccgtgatggcgcctaacatttcacttgctaggcaagccaacgttagagatcATTAAACCAATTCTTAAACCTTTCAGTGATTAACAATAATTAAACCATAACAAGTTGAAAAGAGTGCGGAAATCCATAAGAGTCTTAATATGTAAAGCTGgagtcacaatccacgaacttctaagattttACTACAACAAATGTCGGAAGGAAATACAACTGTTTGCGATACAAAAGAAACAGTAAAGTGAATGTATGGAAGGGggcgccagggcctgcggacgctaaCAGGCCTACCTTGGATCTCCGATTAGATGAAGCCAGCAGCTAGACTCAGGATCAGCTCGGACcggtaccgaaatctgcacagaaaatgcagagtgcagtatcaatacaaccgatcccatgtactggtaagtgtcgagcctaacctcgacgaagtagtgacgaggctaggacaagacaacaccataaatctgtgcagttaaaCAGTATACGAGCAATAACAACTAATAGAAGCTAAACAGATAATAacgggagggggaaacatgctgaggggagtacaagaccatgaaaatggtaatagtAAAGAAACATAGCAAACAACATGCTTTGCACCAATGGAAATATTAAACATAGcaaaaacaagtgcacgacatcacccttcatgcttttactctcattctcaccacaATGAATGAAAGAAACGATGATAATGAATATagaatggcacgacatcactcttcgtgctttacactcttcctcacatgataatgaatatgAAATGGCACggtatcatccttcgtgctttacactcttcctcacatgataatgaatataaaatggcacggcatcacccttcgtgctttaccctCTGCCTCACCAAAACAAGAAGAATAACAACGGGGAGATAGGATTATCAAATACAAGTCTCACTTCAACATTTTGTTCCACAATGTCAACCTCaactttgagtcaatactcaatcaatatCAAATTCCATAAAACATGATAAGAATTGCTCAACATAAAGaataactagtctaagcatgaacaatatgaaTAAAGAATACAACGATTACAAGAATAAGACTCACTCACATGCTATGACTCGACAACaatgcataggtactcgtcacatcacctatacgttgtactcaacaaccaaacacgtagcaaataggcaacaatacctaatccctcaagccaagtttagacacaacacttacctcgctctgtGGGTAACTCAatgctcaattaccgcttttcctctagtatccacctccgaatcactcgtatctagccacaattaactcaataacatcaaatattgctaaagaaatcaatttcaATATATGAATTTAGGTTTCCCAACACTtcccctaaaaagtcaaaaatcgaccccgggcccgcttggtcaaaactcgaggttcggaccaaaactcgttcacccattcacccccgagccgtaatatgtaattagttccgtaatccgaccccaaatcgaggtctaaatccccaatttgcaAAAACCccaattcttccaaaaatccctaattctaccctgAAAGAATTTAGGACTAGGAATCTAATGGGTGATGATGgaaattgaaggaaatgagttaaggAGTACAAACCTATGATTTCGTGTTGAATtcccctttcaaaaatcgcccta comes from the Nicotiana sylvestris chromosome 4, ASM39365v2, whole genome shotgun sequence genome and includes:
- the LOC104236605 gene encoding proline-rich receptor-like protein kinase PERK9; the encoded protein is MASPPPPEASTPPTDVSPPTFSPPPTPSGPPARSSPPPSSTPPASSPPPPSSSPPPSSPPPPPSSPPPSSPPPPEPDPPPVSPPPVPTPSPPASSPPSPASPPPTLSPPPPVQNPEPPPAPKSPSNSSPPQSPEPPKGSSPSPPSPPSPSSSNSPSNSPPSPTSKPSENPPPSPASGPPKDSPPSPATLPPSTSPSSDSPSDSSPPTFVILLSPPPSFNGSQPSLTPPSSPVPSGGASNHSSGNHPAESSKSAGGSGNGTAGTVSIGIVLVLLLVGLIAAAGWCIRKRKKNSGYNIGNVKTISVCSTPKSESALLKVEESTPEINGTGSNFLGSPGDPCGFSSSKTWFTYQELVEATNDFSAQNLLGKGGFGSVYKGYLADGRYVAVKQLNIGGSQGEREFRAEVEIISRIHHRHLVSLVGYCISEKNRLLVYDYVPNNTLYFHLHAQGRPVMNWTTRVKIAVGAARGIAYLHEDCCPRIIHRDIKSSNILLDNNFEARVSDFGLAKLAQDAESHITTRVVGTFGYMAPEYASTGKLTEKSDVYSFGVVLLELITGRKPVDTSQPSGQENLVESARPLLSQALEKEEFDQLADPRLEKNYVGSEIFRMIEAAASCVRHSASKRPAMGQIMRAFDGMAMHDLSNGMKVGESAIHGSALQSAEISWFRKVAFGNQDFSTNFFSQSNQNSRESGEHS